Sequence from the Cucumis sativus cultivar 9930 chromosome 1, Cucumber_9930_V3, whole genome shotgun sequence genome:
tgcataaatttaggaaaatttaTTCTGGGCTGTAATTTCTTCAGATTTGGAAGGGATAGGACCCATATCTGATACCATTGCCAACAAAGAGCagatgttttaaattttcattcattagACAGAACTGAATCAATGTCTATTCGATTGTACATAATCCTAAAGATCGAAAGTAAAGAAGTTTGATTTGATTCTACTTAACACTACCTAAATTGAACTTTGAATCTGTTCGAAATGACCTTTGAAGTTCTTGAAATTTAAGAAGTTATTAGAAACAATCCCCAAGACAATCTTGGGGGCACAAGTTAAAACCTTAGCCTGAAACAATCATGGGGGCATTAAATCAAAACCTTAGCCCctaagggaaaaaaagggaagaagaggGTACAATAATCGcatcaaatatagaaaacttCATTAACAAAAGGAGTTAAACAACTACTCACATTCACAGATCCTGTGTTTCATGTAGTGAGGGAGTGGCTTTGAGTATGGATAAGTGTGGATGTGAAGCAAGCACAATGGTCATATACAAACACAAAGTAGTCTTGCCACTTTTCTTGTGGCTGCAAAATAAGCATATCATCTAAAAACAACAGTCAATTTACACATAATAAATCCCATTCAACATCAACAACCTtgcttccattttctttcgttttccatttttttttttctttcttcttagaATTCTTCATACAAATGAAGGACAAGCTGCTGACACATTAAAACTGAACAAGGAACCAAGTTCTACGAGCAACATGACGTGCTTGCAACCCTTTCAGCAGGTCTGTCCAGAACCATCCCGGTTGTATTCTGTACTGGTTGCACTCGCGGCAATCTCTTTGCTGCATAAAAAACAGGGAATCAAAATCAACTTGCTTTTCCTCTATTTTACCCTTTTGTGTGTGCACACACGTGTGTTGGGAATGGGTGCCAGAGCTGGAACTTCTATAACTTTGTGTAACCTCAAGATTAAGAACTTAGATATGGATTTACTTGTCCCAACAATAGGTTTGCTATAGCAACTTAACGAACCCAAATTCATGAAACTCACATCTTATAATgcatttataaatcataatcCCATTGACTAAACAAATGTGACACAGAACCAACGTTTCTATGCtcaaaaacatgtttaaaacACTCAGGCTtcataaacttctttttgGAGCACCATATATAGTCCAATTACTTGAAACTAAGATGCAGTGACATCCAAACCGTAGAAGAGTAACCTTGTTTCACCTCTTCATTCTCTTCCTTCTGTTTGTTGATCActgtgtgtgtgcgtgcgcgtgtgtgtgtgtgtgtgtgtgtgtgtccTAGTTATTTACCTATTTCATAGAAGATATCATTGACATTAGCAGCACTTTTTGCAGAGGTTTCCATGAAGAAAAGGCCATTCTCCTGTGCATATGTTTGAGCATCCTGTAGAAGCAGCAGTGTAATCAATTGTCAAAGCTTGGTACAAAAATATGTGATAGACATTTCAATGAACAATCACAGAACTCCAGCAGGAGAAGCTCTTCACTAGcagaaatatgttttttatttgtatgaaaTGCATCCCAGTTCAACAAAGTAAcaggaacaaaagaaaaccGGGGTTGGGTTACTTGCCTCTGCAGCAACCTTCCTAGAATCCAACAAATCTGATTTATTCCCAGCTAAAGCCATGACCATATTCGGGTTGCCTGATGAAAGAACGGTCCAATTggtaaaacaaattaagataGCCAAGTCCCACACTAGTTTTACTTATTAGAAGTTCATATGATGTAAAATCCAATAGTAAGTTTACCTTGTGCCTGAAGTTCTTGAACCCATTTTTTTGCCCGATCAAATGAACCCTGCAACCAAATAAAGGATACCGAAAAGAGTTGAAGTATGAAAAGGAACAGCGTTCCAATTCAATTACAGTAGTGTATAAAAGAATAGTCTATCAATCCCCAGTGAGAAATGATATATTTAGACTTTAGGACATATCATTTTTCAGAAGGGTAAGAACTCCTAAAAGTCATTACTCCTAGCTACCCAACCTAATACACAGTCGTGCATATGTGTGAATGCAAACACATACTCACAACATCCCACTTAAGGTTAAGCACTGGGATGATTAATTAAACCTTAAACCTCtcaataattttacaaatcCTCCACTTgcttaaaagttcaaaacatcAATTCTATTGCAGTTTCCTTATCGAAAATCAAATACCTGTTGGTGAATTTCTAAGTTGTTTTAGCttccataaaaaaatcatacggaaaaagaaaaaaaattattgctaAATTCTtttagcaaaaaaaagaaaatactttaaaaatgGTTAGTACCTAATTCATGCAcatatatacttattttatCCCAGACATATTTCATGAATATGGCTGATTGAAAATGCCATGTTTTTAGATGATACGGTTCTCAAGCACAGTAACAATGAATTGTTCCTAGACTATATCTAACACAACACGAGTTATCAAATGCCACTTGCTTGGTTAGTAGACTATATGTAACACAACAAGAGTTATCAAACGCCACTTACTTGGTTAGTAATATCATAGACGATAATAGCTGCAGCTGCACCCCTGTAATACATTGGAGCCAAACTGTGGTATCTCTCCTGCCCAGCTGTATCccatatttcaaatttcacagTGGCATCATTTACAGCTAATGTTTGAGAGAAAAAGGCAGCACCAATTGTTGATTCCTACATAAttgaacaattaaaaagaatatatatggTCAAGACTCAAGACAGAAAGCCATGCCATAAAATTCAATAGCCAAAACCAAATGGTTTATACAACAAACCTGAAACTCTACAAATTGCCCTTTAACAAAACGCAACACTAGACTTGACTTCCCAGCACCAACATCACCAAGAAGCACCTGAGCACAaaacaaaggtacaataaACTGGATTTAACATGTGTTATTGCAAAATAGTGGTAGCTAAACATAGTTCATCTTCATCCAgccatttcctttttcaacaaataaaattccaAGTGTGATTGCCAATGAAATGGGACAATTGAATGACAAAAACAACGCCAAACATAATACGAAGTTAATAAACTACGACCAAGTTGTtcaggaaaaagaaaaggttactTTTCAGCAGAGTACAATGGCTCCATAGCACTACAAACATGCTGGAACAACCGTAGGCTCAATCAAATTACCATAAGGTTGCTATTTctagtataaaaaaatttatgcaTTACTTGCGCAAAGAAGggaataaaatgttaaaaatgacctcgaaaaacaaaaagggaCATTACTAATGTTTCTGCAAAATAAAACGCAGAGAATTAGCTGAGATCAGAACGGAATTATTAATTGGAAAGCGATCATCCCAACAATCATCAGAAGATACTGATATATAGAGAATGAAAACAGGGATTTCTTAAATGCAATAAACAAGAAATACTGGAGATAGAAAAAAGCGGTCGCAAGCAACAGAGTTTAGAAAGAATCAAAGGAGAGAGAATTTGAGTTCTTGGCGAACAAAAGTAAACCCCAGATCAGAGTTCACCGACAAATGGAAACTAACAGGGATTTAAACAAAGCAAGCCACAAATCGAATTGACGacgaaaattagaaaaagaatcaaCATACAATTCTGAAAAAGGGGAAATCAAAGAGAGCGACATCGCGATTAGAGATAAAAATCTAGAAAGATTGGAAATCAAAgttaaagaaggaaaaagaggagaaaagtCTCACTAATTTGGCATTAATGTTCTTGTTTCCGCTGGTGGCCATGGCCGTAAACCGCAATGAAGGTAAAGATGGAAGAGAATTGTGAAAGAAGAAGCGTTGACGGGAGGAAAAGGGTTGAGAAAGACGAAAgcaaagcaaaaaagaaaaacaatacgGACAGATGCCTCTCTTGGAAGCAAAACACCCctcttttatttctctccTCAAGATGAACAAGAACTAACTCCAATATACACGACAGCAATtggaaatttattattatcactattattattattattattattttccccACCCTTCCATTTCCTctttcctctctctttctgtataagaaattaaaatatcattttgttttaggtTTTACATTGGAAATATATCTTATACATAACATTTCCTCATCTACCTACATACAAACTTAgagttatatttattttgataaaaatactTATATAGAATCATTAATCCCTTTTCACATCACATTTGTCTCATAAACTAATTCATCTTCTTTACCATGATtctcgtttttcttttccctttcatGCATCCttatttctctctccctttcttcCTACCATTCAACTCTTCATCGTTGGTTCAACTTTAATCATCCTTCCTTCCTCTAATCCTTATCCtttttaacaattaatcaCTATTGttcttataaataaatcttctcaattctctttcttctttttcaacacTTTTCCAATATAAAATTCACATATACAAACAAAATGTGTTTGGATAAAAAACgtattaagaataataaattgtcatatacaattaataagtaataatatgaatagtAGTATGTATCGTTTTGAAAGgaatgagttttttttgtttgtgtgtgtttgaAACCAATTGATAACCAATAAAAAAGTAGTTGAAGGTTGGtaggaaattgaaaaatgaacaatGATAGAAAGCATATGTTTAAGTTTCAAGGCTTATAATAGATAAGAATTGTGATCACATTGCAACATCATTGTACTTTATATTACTGACTAAAATAATTGGTTGAGgatgtaataaatattttgatctcTTAAACTAcaagtaaatataattaatttaccTTCTCAAATTAAGTAAGTCTATAGTATTTGGAAATTGGTTTGGTtgcatttttggtattttgaagaggggaaaataaaaaggaaaagaaaagaaaagaaaaaaatgaaatgaaattgtgTTTCCCTCTTCCTTGCAAAGACGATGAAACCCACGTCATTGCTGACTTAAAACACCACCGCCACCTATTGCTCACTGCCGCCCACCATCCCTCCCAGGCAGTCGCCGTTGAGACCCCTATCgaattcttttctctttctctcattcTCCACACTTCACCTTTCCGAGCATTGTCTGCTGTTCGCGCTGCTAATCAACGCCGCCCCTTCTCGTGACCGACCCAGGATTCGGTGGATTACGGTGGCGAGTTTGCAGTGAGTAAAAGTGTGGTTTTATtccgttttcttttttccgtCTTTGTTGAGCACCTTATGTTTCGGCCTATAAACAATTTACCCATGTTGTTTCGAGGTTTTGGAGTTTTCATCTGCTTTTGGCTGCGTAATACCTATGGGTGACGTTTGATTATTGTTTACGTCTTAAAGTCCCTTCAAAACGTATTTTTGGTTGTTCTTAAGTTGGGGTTTTTTTATCCTTATTCTCGTGTTTTTCTTGCATTCGAGTTCTTGGTGGTGGAATTAAGGTGGTTTTGATAAAGGGACGTTTGAGTAAGTATTTAATGACTTTCAAGTGACCTTACAGGTTCAAatcgatttttttcaaaaaataataataataacaggTTGAAATTGAATCTTAATCATGCTATGAAGTTGTTTATGGATATTGGAGATTGGGATTAAtcatgacatttttttaggGTTGGAGATGTGGTTTTTGCAAGCTAAACATAGTTTTACCTTGGTAGTTTTTGGGCTTAATTTGAGGTAAGTGGTTCTTTGATGATGGAATTAGGACTACCGATGCATGGAATACTGCTGCTTGTCGACTTAGCGTTGATATGGTATCTCACTGCTATATTGTAatgtttgtttgatattttttttaagcatGCCATGTACATTGACGGTTTGTGTGAAGTTCTGTGTGACACAAATGTTCATGGCATGTGCTCTGTGTAGGCTATGAGTTGTGTACACCGCATTTGTGTGATGTGGGTGTCATATctcataaattatttacaccTAAGAGTTGTGTATACCATATCTATGTTTTGAGAGTGCCATAACGTATAATCTTATGTTCTGTTTTCTTGTATGCGCGTTGGAtgcatttgaattatttgtgtAGCTCAAATATGCATGGTGGACCACTCCAGGGGTCACATTCTAcgtatttttattattttataatactcATCCTTTCCCATTTTATTTCCTTATAGGTAAAGGCAAGAGGCCTGGCAGGCCATTGCAATGCGGGCGTAGGGAACAGATTAATCGTAAGCTTCTGCATCATGATTTTGATTTGtcgttttttattaaattatttaagagtACAATGACTAGCATTGGAATGAGTCAAATGTTCcgttttgaaatttctattttggttttaaattattgtttaaggGTTCGCGAGCGAATTCTATGttattttatctaataaagtttttgtggattttctttttatttatcacaaccaaattttatgttttctaaaCCTTGCATTAATAGCAAAcacaaggtttttttttttttcaggaaAGTCGGGTCGTTACAAGAGCCATGGAGGCGAGCGACAGGGCTGGAACTTCAGAGGAGATTGGTCTTAATGGAGACGGCCTCTCAATTCCTTTGGGTGGGCCTATATATGCACCCAACTTGGTTGGTCCGCTCACCAGGGTCCCTCACTTTGAGTCTTCTGTTGTTCAAGAACTTCAGGttctcatatattttcttaaaaacatgACTTTGCACCTTTGTTTCTGTTCTACATCTAATCCTTATTCTTGAGCAGAGTCTGGAGGCAGAGTTACAGTTGGATTCATGTCAACAATGTGATGAAGATATTTCGtatgtatatttttctctcccttGAATGTGCTCTGCTCATGGTTGAATTTGTTAATTTACAACTACTATTCTGCAGGATTGACGAACTTAAGATATTTACTGAAGAACAGTTATTGAATATGGCCTTGGAGGGATCATTGCAGGTTTGCAAACCGAGTGTCCCATATCATCTAGTACATTCCTGTTAAAAGAAATCACTTGGTAAACTTTCTGCTGTTCTAATGCAGAGTCATGGGAATGCTAATAACCAGTCGGAGcttcaagaagaaaatatgaatgcTGGGTTGCTCAGGTATTTAATTGTGATtgttattttacaattttgaagaGTGTTTATTTGAACTTGGGCTTGACTTGGATATCTTCCCTGTCAATTTTTGACTTAGGCGAAGGTATTAGACCAACAGGATTGACATTTCTGCACATCCACCCCATTGGCAACTATTTTAGTGAAAATACAATTTACATTGTACAGCAGTCCCCTTCCCCAAAAGTCCATAGAAGCattaaatagattttataGATGGTAATCCTTGTACATTAGTAGAAGGGGACCAAAGAagcaaattttctttttatgatcTCCCAATAATAGCGTTCTTGGTCACAGAACACCCCTTTAAACAACACAAGTAGAACTAATGGCagcattttgttttgtttatatgtACGTAATTACACacatatagaaatatatatatatatatcagtGAGTGTTCCGGTCTACTTATGCGCTCTTCTACTAATCTCATAGGACAACCCGCCTGATCTGACAATATTTGGGTGTTAAGGAAACTcgcatttaattaattctcatGTAGGTGGCCACCATAGATTGAAACCCATACCTCTTATCTATTTATTGAAACTTTGTCCCTCTTTTACTACTAGGCGAATCCATGATGgttataacaacattttgtttgaGTTACAATTTGGTCTTTCTGGTATGAAAGGACTCAAGAATCtttaagaataaagaaaatctttgAATGAAGTGTTTGAGTCGTCTTTTTTGTGCTTCTTTATTGGTGCACAAATGTTCTTCCTTTTTAGTTAAACACTTTtattatacaattattttattcaaatgttCTTTCTTGAGAATAAAGAACtctaagaatttttttatacagATGTTCTTCCTTAGAGAGGTTCTATGTAATCCCTTCGGATGGGCCCTCCTATTTTATATTACAGACTTTCagttaattaatgaaattgtttCCTTGTGAGGAAAAAAGGAACTCAATAAGAATTGTTTCTCTTGTA
This genomic interval carries:
- the LOC101220841 gene encoding ras-related protein RABF2b gives rise to the protein MATSGNKNINAKLVLLGDVGAGKSSLVLRFVKGQFVEFQESTIGAAFFSQTLAVNDATVKFEIWDTAGQERYHSLAPMYYRGAAAAIIVYDITNQGSFDRAKKWVQELQAQGNPNMVMALAGNKSDLLDSRKVAAEDAQTYAQENGLFFMETSAKSAANVNDIFYEIAKRLPRVQPVQNTTGMVLDRPAERVASTSCCS